The Actinomyces lilanjuaniae genome segment ACAAGGTGCACCGCATGCTGGTTGACGGCGAGGTGCGGGACATGGTGCCCACCATCGTCGAGAACTACGAGAAGGACCAGCTTGACGCCCTGGTCTGCCTGGGAGGGGGCGGCACCGCCAAGAACGCCCGTAGGCTCATGGACGCGGGCCTCAACGTCGTCCACCTGCCCAAGACTATTGATAACGACATCGTCCACACCGACACGTCCTTCGGATTCGCCACGGCCCTGGAAATCGCCACCGAGGCGGTGGACCGCCTCCACTCCACCGCCCACTCCCACCACCGCATCATCCTCACCGAGATCATGGGTCACCGTGCTGGGTGGCTGGCGCTGGGCGCCGGTATAGCCGGAGGTGCCGACGTCATCCTGCTGCCTGAGATCCCCTACTCGGTGGAGGCCATCGCCAATAAGATCGAGCGACGCAGGGCGCACGGCTCCAGCTTCTCAGTGGTGGCGGTAGCCGAGGGCGCCCTGAGCCTGGCGGACTACCAGGAGCTGGAGCACGCCCGGGCACTGGTCAAGGACGCCTCCTCACCGCAGAGCAAGGCCGTGGCCAAGCGCG includes the following:
- a CDS encoding 6-phosphofructokinase, translated to MTKRIGILTAGGDAPGLNAAIRGLGKATIQEHGWELIGFRDGMRGLAENRFTRLDSSALSGILTTGGTMLGTSRDKVHRMLVDGEVRDMVPTIVENYEKDQLDALVCLGGGGTAKNARRLMDAGLNVVHLPKTIDNDIVHTDTSFGFATALEIATEAVDRLHSTAHSHHRIILTEIMGHRAGWLALGAGIAGGADVILLPEIPYSVEAIANKIERRRAHGSSFSVVAVAEGALSLADYQELEHARALVKDASSPQSKAVAKRGVKALEASHRANTFTLAEQLEAATGLEARVSILGYVQRGGSPCGADRMLATRLGVAAASAIAEGRYGVMVADRGQGTALVPLKDVAGHVKYVPADHEWIQAARAVGTALGD